The stretch of DNA GGCGGGTGGCGGGCGTGAAGTCCTTGCGGGAAAAAGGGGAAAGCCCGCAAGCAAAATGTAAGTTTTCCATTACGCAACTTCGCGGTTGTGGGTCGCAAAAAAGCCGGGGGCAATCGGCATGATAGAAAACTGGAGCGACGCGGAAGGTCGCAGTCTGCATGGCCTTCTCGAAGAGGCGGCGGGCGATATTGTTATCAAGCTCGATGCCAGGGGGTTCATCGTCCATGCGTCGGCCAACGCCGCCGATCTCGGCTTCGATCCGGCCGAACTCCTGCTGATGCCGCATATCTGCGAGCTTGCCGACCCGGAGCATATCCAGGCGGTCGACCGCTTCGCCAGCCAGGTGCTGGCGGGAGAGGCGGGCAACAGCTCGTTCGAATTCCCCGTGAGCCTTTGCAGCGAGAAGGATACCTGCCCTTCCGCCGGACAATGCGCCTATGGCGGACACCAGCGCTGGTATCGGCTGACCCTGCGCCCGCTGCACGCCGAGGGCGGGGCGATCCTCGGCGCGATCGGCCTGATGCGTTCGGTCCAGCACCTGCGCACGCTCGAAAGCGAACTTCACGCCCGCGCGACGACCGATGCGCTCACAGGGCTCGCCAATCGCCGCGCCTTCACCGCGAGCCTTGCGCGCTGCATCGAACAACCGCGCGATCGCGCCCGTTCCGGCAAGCCGGCCATTCTTGCCCTCTTTGCGATCGACCGGATGCGCGCGATCTTCATGCAATACGGGCAGGACACGCTCGATGAATTCCTGTGGGGCTTCGCCAAATTCCTCGAGACGATGGTGCGCCCCGGCGACGTGCTAGGCCAGCTCGATGCCGAACGCTTCGGCGTGATCCTGCCCGGGACGACCCAGCGCGAGGCGCAGGACTGGGCCGAGGACGTGCTGCGCACTTTCGCCGCGCTCGCGCTTCCTTCGTCCGCGCGGATGCCCCATGTCGCGGCGAGCGCGGGCCTTGCCGCAGTCGAACATTCGGTCGACCTCACGCTCCGACAGGCCGAGCTCGGGCTCGTCATCGCGCGGGCGGCGGGCGGGATGCAAGTCGGGCGCGCGCTCGATCACCGTCGTGCCCCCGCCCGGTCGACGGAAGCGATGGAACTCGGTGCCAATCGGACGTTTGGAGTTGCCGCGAGCGGGCGCTAAGCGTCCTTTCCATGGCACATATTGCAACGATTCTGCTGCTCGGCTCGGGCGAACTCGGCCGCGAATTCACCATTTCGGCCAAGCGGCTCGGCGCGAAGGTGATCGCCTGCGACGCCTATGAAGGCGCGCCTGCGATGCAGGTCGCCGACGCCTGCGAAGTCTTCCCCATGCTCGACGGCGAAAAGCTGCGCGCGGCGGCCGAGAAGCACCGGCCCGACCTGATCGTGCCCGAGATCGAGGCCATCCGCACCGAAATCCTGGCCGATCTCGAGAAAGAAGGCTTCAACGTCGTCCCCTCGGCCCGGGCCGCGCAGCTTACCATGAACCGCGACGCGATCCGCGACCTTGCCGCAGGCGAGCTCGGCCTTGTCACCTCGCGCTATCGCTACGCCACCACGATGGAGGAGGTCGAGGCGGCCGCCGTGCACGCCGGCTTTCCCTGCGTGATGAAGCCGGTCATGTCCTCCTCGGGCAAGGGCCAGAGCAAGGTCGAAAGCGCAGCGGGCCTGCAGGAAGCCTGGGACTATGCCTGCGCCAATATGCGCGGCGACCGTGCGCGGGTGATCGTCGAGGAATTCATCGCCTTCGATTACGAGATCACGCTGCTCACGGTTCGTCACGGGGGCGGCATCAGCTTCTGCCCGCCCATCGGCCACCGGCAGGAGCGCGGCGACTACCGCGAGAGCTGGCAGCCCGCGGCGATGAGCGCCCGGGCGCTCGCCGATGCGCAGGCGATGGCCGAAAGGATCGTGATGGCGCTCGAGGGCGGTGGCCGGGGCTGGGGGCTCTATGGAGTCGAATTCTTCGTGAGGGGGGATGAGGTGATCTTCTCCGAATTGTCGCCGCGCCCGCACGATACCGGGATGGTGACGCTGGCCTCGCAGGACCTGACCGAATTCGACCTCCATGCCCGCGCTATCCTTGGCCTGCCCGTCCCGGCCGCGATCGCTGCGCGTCCGGCCGCCTCGGCGGTCATCCTCGCCGATCGCGACAGCGAGGATTTCGCCTTCGAAGGGATCGAGGAGGCGCTGGCGGTGGACGAAAGCGCCGATGTGCGGATCTTCGGCAAGCCCACGACCCGGCCCTTTCGACGGATGGGAGTCGCGCTCGCCCGCGGCGAGGACACCGACAGGGCGCGCGCGCTTGCCGAAAGCGCCACCCGCAGAGTGCGGATTGCCTATCGCGGCGGACCTGCCTAAGCGCGCTTCCCATGACGACCCATTCAAAGACCGGCCATCCCAAGACCACCGCGCTGATGCGGCGCGGAACCGAATTCCTCGGCTGCGAGACCGCGATCATGTGCGGTGCGATGAGCTGGGTGTCCGAGCGCAATCTCGTATCGGCCATTTCGAACGCCGGCGGCTTTGGCGTGATCGCCTGCGGTGCGATGACGCCCGACCTGCTCGATGGCGAGATCGCGGCGACGAAGGCGCTCACCGACCGGCCTTTCGGTGTCAATCTCATCACCATGCATCCCGACCTGTTCGACCTCATCGCGGTGTGCGAGAAACACGCCGTGACCCACGTGGTCCTCGCAGGCGGCATCCCGCCCAAGGGCAGCGTCGAGGCGATCAAGGGTGGGGCGAACCCTGCCAAGGTGATCTGCTTCGCGCCGACGCTGGCGCTCGCGAAGAAGCTGCTGCGCTCAGGTGCCGATGCGCTGGTGATCGAGGGCATGGAAGCGGGCGGCCATATCGGCCCCGTTTCGACCAGCGTATTGGCGCAGGAAATGCTTCCGGAATTGTCCGAGGAGCACGTCGTCTTCGTCGCCGGCGGCATTGGGCGCGGACAGGCGATCGCGGGCTATCTCGAAATGGGCGCGGCGGGGGTCCAGCTCGGCACGCGCTTCGCCTGCGCCAGCGAAAGCATCGCGCATCCCGATTTCAAGAAGGCGTTCTTTCGCGCCTCGGCCCGCGATGCGATCGCCAGCGTGCAGGTCGACCCGCGCCTACCCGTCATTCCGGTGCGCGCGCTGCGCAACAAGGGGACCGAGGAATTCACCGCAAAGCAGCGCGAGATCGCGGGCACGCTCGACCGCGGCGAAATCGCCATGGCCGAGGCGCAGTTGCAGGTCGAACACTACTGGGCCGGCGCTCTGCGCCGCGCAGTGATCGACGGGGATGTCGAAAACGGCTCGCTCATGGCGGGTCAGTCGGTCGGCATGGTCAAGGCCGAGGAACCGGTCGCCGACATCATCGCCCAGCTGATGGACGAATGCGAAGAGGCGCTGACTCGCCGCAAGGCGTGATGCGATCCGCGCGATGGAGGGCTCGTTGATCCTGACGCTTTCCTGCGCCGACCGGCCCGGCGTCACTGCAAGGGTCACGGCCTTCCTGTTCGAGCGCGGCTGCAACATCCTCGAAGCGCAGCAATTCAACGATCGCTCCGGCTCGGCGGCGGGCGACCGTTTCTTCATGCGCGTCGCCTTCGATCCCGACGGCACGACGGTGGGCCAGCTGGAAGCGGACTTCGCAGGCTTCGCGCAGGAGCACGCGATGGACTGGAAAATGGTCCGGCAGGATCGCCCCTGTCGGGTCATCATCATGGTCAGCAAGTTCGATCACTGCCTGGTCGACCTGCTCTACCGATGGCGCGCGGGTGAGCTTGCGATCGAGCCCGTCGCCATCGTGTCGAACCACCCGCGCGAGGTCGCCATACGAAGCGATATCGGGGATATCCCGTTTCACTACCTGCCCGTCACGCCCGAGACAAAGGCCGGGCAGGAGGATGCCGTGCGGGCGCTGGCCGCTCAGAATCGTGCGGACCTCGTCGTGCTCGCAAGGTATATGCAGATCTTCTCCGACGCGCAGGCAGCGCATTTCGCGGGGCGCTGCATCAATATCCACCACAGCTTCCTGCCCGGCTTCAAGGGCGCGCGCCCCTACCATCAGGCCCACGAACGCGGGGTCAAGATCATCGGTGCGACAGCGCATTTCGTGACCGGCGATCTCGACGAGGGCCCGATCATCCATCAAGACGTCGAGCGCATCACCCATGCCGACACCCCGTCCGATCTCGTTCGCAAGGGGCGCGACATCGAGCGCCGCGTGCTGGCCGAGGCGGTCCGCCTGTTCGTCGAGGAGCGGGTGCTTATCAACGGCAATCGCACGGTCGTATTCCGACCCTGAAACTATCAAGCGGGCGCATCTTCGAAGAGAGCGGGGTGGTTCGGTCAGTTAAGATATGTCATAAGACTATCGCCGATGACCCGGACTTCTCTTGCTGTCACGCTGCTTCTCACCATCGCGATCACCGCGGGCCTGACGGCGCTCGCCTCGCTTGGCGGGGGCTTCGCTTCGAGCGCGGGGAGAAGCGCGGGCGACGATCTCACCGTGCCGATCCTCATCCACCTTGCGACCGCGCTCGCCGCAGCGTTGCTCGGGCCTTTCATTCTTCTTCGGCGCAAGGGAGATGGGCGGCACAAGGCGCTGGGGCGGACCTGGGCGGGGCTGATGCTGGTAACGGCCGGCACCAGCATCTTCATCCGCTCGCCCGGGGCAGGGATCGCGGGGACCGGGTTCTCCTTCATCCACCTCTTCACCGTCTGGACGCTCGCCGCGCTGCCCGTAGCGGTATGGGGCGCACGCAGCGGCAATATCCGACTCCACCGGGGCGGCATGATCGGGCTCTATGTCGGCCTGCTGGTCGCGGGCGGTTTTACCCTTATCCCCGGCAGGCTGCTCGGCGGGTTGGTCTTCGGCTGGTAGTTCCGAAGGCTTACCGCACTCCGGGCAGGATCCGCAGGTTGCGCGGGATGCACGGACGTCCGTTGAGCGGCGCGTCATAGGCGGATGCGACCGGGGGCAACTGGCCGTTGTTCCAGTAAGTGCTCCAATATCCGCGCCCATTGTTCGCAAGGAAGGGACAATAGATGCCCCGGGGGACTGTGACCGGCGGATTGTAACGCTCGCGCCGGTCGCGCAACCGGGCAATCGCGGTGCGTTTTCTCTCTAGGCACACCGAGCTGTAGCCTTTGAACTTTCCGTCGCGATCATGGACGGCGCACAGCTCGTAATCCCCGTCGCAAAGCGATTGTGCGCCCGCCGGCAAGGCGAGCGCGAGCCCTGCGGCCATGGCAGGCAGGACGTAGGCCAGAAAGCGCATGATGATCTCCCCATTCGCACGAGTGGGAAGCGTAATCGGGCTTTTCTGGCCTCTTCCTGAACCTTGCGGTCCGCCGCGGTTCAGGCGCGAAGCCCGTTCGCCCTAGCGCTGCGCGACGGTCTTGCCGCGTTCGCGTTCCATCTCCCGGTCCTCGTTCGCGCGGTGGATGACATAGGCGCGGATCGCCTCGATCTCCTCCTCGCTCATCGAGTCCGCGAAACCGGCCATGCCGTTGTCCTTGAGCAGGCCGTCATGCACCACGGCCTTCCACGCCCGCCGGTCGCCGAGCGAGCCCGAGCGCCTGAGGTCCGGCAGCACGGTCGAGCCGACGGCGGCCGGAGCATGGCAGACTGCGCAATAGCGGCCGTATTTCGCCTGGCCGAGCGCGATGGTTTCGGCCGAAGCGCGGCTGGGCGGCGGGTCGAGCGGCAGTTCGGCGAGTTCGGGTTCGGGCGGCAGTTTTCCGTCCGCACCGAGCTTGAACACCAGCAGCCGCGAAATGTTGCGCACCGGGGCCTTCTGCTCGATCAGCGCGCCGTCGACCGACAGCGCATAGGCTCCGCCCCATCCGGCGAGCACGGCGACATAT from Erythrobacter sp. encodes:
- a CDS encoding sensor domain-containing diguanylate cyclase — encoded protein: MIENWSDAEGRSLHGLLEEAAGDIVIKLDARGFIVHASANAADLGFDPAELLLMPHICELADPEHIQAVDRFASQVLAGEAGNSSFEFPVSLCSEKDTCPSAGQCAYGGHQRWYRLTLRPLHAEGGAILGAIGLMRSVQHLRTLESELHARATTDALTGLANRRAFTASLARCIEQPRDRARSGKPAILALFAIDRMRAIFMQYGQDTLDEFLWGFAKFLETMVRPGDVLGQLDAERFGVILPGTTQREAQDWAEDVLRTFAALALPSSARMPHVAASAGLAAVEHSVDLTLRQAELGLVIARAAGGMQVGRALDHRRAPARSTEAMELGANRTFGVAASGR
- a CDS encoding DUF2306 domain-containing protein, whose protein sequence is MTRTSLAVTLLLTIAITAGLTALASLGGGFASSAGRSAGDDLTVPILIHLATALAAALLGPFILLRRKGDGRHKALGRTWAGLMLVTAGTSIFIRSPGAGIAGTGFSFIHLFTVWTLAALPVAVWGARSGNIRLHRGGMIGLYVGLLVAGGFTLIPGRLLGGLVFGW
- a CDS encoding nitronate monooxygenase family protein, which translates into the protein MTTHSKTGHPKTTALMRRGTEFLGCETAIMCGAMSWVSERNLVSAISNAGGFGVIACGAMTPDLLDGEIAATKALTDRPFGVNLITMHPDLFDLIAVCEKHAVTHVVLAGGIPPKGSVEAIKGGANPAKVICFAPTLALAKKLLRSGADALVIEGMEAGGHIGPVSTSVLAQEMLPELSEEHVVFVAGGIGRGQAIAGYLEMGAAGVQLGTRFACASESIAHPDFKKAFFRASARDAIASVQVDPRLPVIPVRALRNKGTEEFTAKQREIAGTLDRGEIAMAEAQLQVEHYWAGALRRAVIDGDVENGSLMAGQSVGMVKAEEPVADIIAQLMDECEEALTRRKA
- the purU gene encoding formyltetrahydrofolate deformylase — its product is MEGSLILTLSCADRPGVTARVTAFLFERGCNILEAQQFNDRSGSAAGDRFFMRVAFDPDGTTVGQLEADFAGFAQEHAMDWKMVRQDRPCRVIIMVSKFDHCLVDLLYRWRAGELAIEPVAIVSNHPREVAIRSDIGDIPFHYLPVTPETKAGQEDAVRALAAQNRADLVVLARYMQIFSDAQAAHFAGRCINIHHSFLPGFKGARPYHQAHERGVKIIGATAHFVTGDLDEGPIIHQDVERITHADTPSDLVRKGRDIERRVLAEAVRLFVEERVLINGNRTVVFRP
- the purT gene encoding formate-dependent phosphoribosylglycinamide formyltransferase; protein product: MAHIATILLLGSGELGREFTISAKRLGAKVIACDAYEGAPAMQVADACEVFPMLDGEKLRAAAEKHRPDLIVPEIEAIRTEILADLEKEGFNVVPSARAAQLTMNRDAIRDLAAGELGLVTSRYRYATTMEEVEAAAVHAGFPCVMKPVMSSSGKGQSKVESAAGLQEAWDYACANMRGDRARVIVEEFIAFDYEITLLTVRHGGGISFCPPIGHRQERGDYRESWQPAAMSARALADAQAMAERIVMALEGGGRGWGLYGVEFFVRGDEVIFSELSPRPHDTGMVTLASQDLTEFDLHARAILGLPVPAAIAARPAASAVILADRDSEDFAFEGIEEALAVDESADVRIFGKPTTRPFRRMGVALARGEDTDRARALAESATRRVRIAYRGGPA